In the genome of Paenibacillus pabuli, one region contains:
- a CDS encoding PepSY domain-containing protein — protein MMEEHEGHPEMKREEYGSSRWAKPRRLFWWGAGLLALFVLIAFMWWKPWQSGREVLTADAVAQSVLDQYPGEIVNSTLKDGTYIMQLRSETGLYDVQVDAVTATVNSIRRLESNPQAEEKTLWSREQIKTELLKQTDAELVSLELVEQQGSPVYVAVLKMKGNGQEQWTIDPYNGEKQSSKTLEASSPDETTGEGTKTPFLSEKEAERKALAKVPGEVDDIELRGTNSGKPYYLVEIDLEDGREAIVQVNAISGAIRSVTWDEAED, from the coding sequence ATGATGGAAGAGCATGAGGGGCATCCTGAAATGAAGAGAGAAGAATACGGAAGCAGCCGATGGGCTAAGCCAAGACGTTTATTTTGGTGGGGTGCGGGGTTGCTGGCTCTATTTGTTCTTATAGCGTTCATGTGGTGGAAGCCGTGGCAATCAGGCCGAGAGGTGTTAACTGCAGATGCAGTGGCCCAATCGGTCTTGGATCAATATCCGGGAGAGATTGTGAATTCCACGTTGAAGGACGGAACGTATATCATGCAGCTCCGGTCGGAAACAGGATTGTATGACGTCCAAGTGGATGCGGTTACGGCGACAGTGAATTCCATTAGACGGCTGGAGTCCAATCCGCAAGCCGAGGAGAAGACGTTATGGAGCCGGGAACAGATCAAGACGGAATTGCTGAAGCAAACGGATGCCGAGCTGGTATCGCTTGAGCTCGTCGAGCAGCAGGGAAGCCCGGTGTATGTGGCGGTATTAAAGATGAAGGGCAATGGCCAGGAGCAATGGACCATTGATCCGTATAACGGAGAGAAGCAGTCTTCAAAGACACTGGAAGCATCTTCACCCGACGAGACGACAGGGGAAGGCACCAAGACTCCATTTCTGAGCGAGAAAGAAGCAGAGCGGAAGGCACTGGCTAAGGTTCCCGGGGAAGTGGATGATATCGAGCTTCGTGGAACAAACAGCGGCAAACCGTACTATCTGGTGGAAATCGATCTGGAGGATGGTCGGGAAGCCATCGTGCAGGTGAATGCCATTTCGGGGGCGATTCGGTCCGTGACCTGGGACGAGGCCGAAGATTAA
- a CDS encoding RNA polymerase sigma factor, with protein sequence MEQGTFENRQKQSDIVLIQQAQTGDTEAFGELINRYRGQLFRYVRALTHDSYLAEDILQDGLIRAFIHLGQLQNTERFMAWMQRIVRNQAYSHMNRREQQREQHFSSFLAFGADDELWSEQDLLDKTLNHLLNDSGWRSQQAGYDPYQAIAQQEMRNNLHKLLGCLNEREQQVFTTYWMEELSPQEIACRFNLTSANVYQILSRSRKKVSQLHIHLSVEEMLAEWNSLGQNRVILEEPLSFREPQTWNSAAAAVHEMLNYIGPSPSLPMVMGMSGLSFRLTIFPRDIHIAGPTAYNFKEVLTRGLQHLGYRSYAVEALASEAGLNANLVDPLMLEEKAKAKRLLNPRLVRALSLIRYSIHRGIPAVVWDLNIPEFGLIYGYDDAARTLYGADFIKSGTIPYDHIGRGVNQEVFVLAAESDGMIREMNLRAALTDILAHYRGNDPYTLANTVSGLAAYAVWREALENRRAEPNGHAYNIAVLWDARRYASKFFEELSLSWASLPRYTKLIPFCHQAEELYRIMTDRLNMLKQYFPFPEGGNPNEKVQGDKAISLLMEVEELERAAVVAIESLLERMAQLSPEIVME encoded by the coding sequence GTGGAGCAAGGCACATTCGAGAATCGGCAAAAGCAGTCGGACATTGTGCTTATCCAACAAGCCCAAACTGGGGATACAGAGGCCTTTGGTGAGTTGATTAACCGTTACCGCGGGCAATTGTTCCGTTATGTGCGAGCACTTACACATGATTCTTATCTCGCAGAAGACATTTTACAGGATGGGCTTATTCGCGCGTTCATTCATTTGGGACAGCTTCAGAATACCGAGCGTTTTATGGCCTGGATGCAGCGTATTGTTCGTAATCAGGCGTACTCACATATGAATCGTCGAGAGCAGCAGCGGGAACAACATTTTTCTTCTTTCCTGGCATTTGGAGCCGATGACGAATTATGGAGCGAACAAGACTTGCTCGACAAGACGCTGAATCATCTTCTGAATGATTCGGGTTGGAGGTCTCAGCAAGCAGGTTACGATCCTTATCAAGCTATTGCTCAACAGGAAATGAGAAATAATCTCCATAAGCTGCTGGGTTGTCTGAATGAGAGAGAGCAGCAGGTCTTCACAACGTATTGGATGGAAGAGCTGTCACCGCAAGAAATTGCCTGCCGATTCAATCTGACGAGTGCCAATGTGTATCAAATTCTGTCTCGTTCACGTAAAAAAGTATCGCAGCTTCATATTCATTTATCTGTAGAAGAAATGCTGGCAGAGTGGAATTCACTTGGACAAAATCGAGTGATTCTGGAGGAACCCCTTTCTTTTCGGGAACCCCAAACCTGGAACTCGGCAGCAGCGGCCGTTCACGAGATGTTAAATTATATCGGTCCATCTCCTTCTCTCCCCATGGTTATGGGGATGAGTGGACTTTCTTTTCGTCTGACCATCTTTCCTCGGGACATACATATCGCTGGACCCACCGCCTATAACTTCAAAGAGGTACTTACCAGAGGATTGCAGCATCTGGGTTATCGTTCCTATGCGGTTGAGGCCTTGGCGAGTGAAGCGGGACTTAATGCCAATCTGGTTGATCCTTTGATGCTAGAGGAGAAAGCGAAGGCGAAAAGGTTGCTAAATCCAAGGTTGGTGCGGGCGCTCTCCCTGATACGTTATTCCATTCATCGGGGAATTCCGGCTGTGGTATGGGACCTGAATATTCCCGAGTTCGGGTTGATCTATGGCTATGATGATGCAGCTCGGACCCTATACGGTGCAGACTTCATTAAATCAGGAACAATTCCCTATGATCATATAGGCCGGGGTGTGAATCAGGAAGTATTTGTACTGGCAGCAGAATCAGATGGCATGATACGAGAAATGAACTTGCGCGCGGCACTGACAGATATTTTGGCTCATTATCGTGGGAATGACCCTTATACATTGGCGAACACAGTCAGTGGTTTGGCTGCTTATGCGGTCTGGAGAGAAGCTTTGGAAAATCGACGGGCAGAACCGAATGGTCATGCCTATAACATTGCAGTTTTGTGGGATGCAAGACGTTATGCCAGTAAATTCTTTGAAGAGTTATCTCTGAGCTGGGCATCGCTCCCACGATACACCAAGTTGATTCCATTCTGTCACCAGGCTGAAGAATTATATCGGATCATGACCGACAGGTTAAACATGCTCAAGCAATATTTTCCTTTTCCAGAAGGGGGAAATCCTAATGAGAAAGTTCAAGGGGATAAGGCCATCTCGTTACTAATGGAGGTGGAGGAATTGGAGCGAGCTGCTGTCGTTGCAATAGAATCGTTGCTTGAGAGAATGGCTCAGCTTTCCCCGGAAATAGTTATGGAGTGA
- a CDS encoding SDR family oxidoreductase, whose product MNVLVIGANGQIGKFLVQQLAQEGKHQVTAMIRKPEQADALKQLGANVVIGDLEGSVDDLAEVMKDHNAIVFTAGSGGSTGADKTLLIDLDGAVKTMEAAQQQGITRYILVSAFGADQREKWSDAIKPYYVAKHYADRALFASELNYTIIRPGGLKNEPGTGKISVGTDLKPGSIPREDVARVIAASLQEERTYRMAFDLIAGDDLVEDALGKL is encoded by the coding sequence ATGAACGTATTAGTGATTGGAGCGAACGGACAAATCGGCAAATTTCTGGTGCAGCAGCTGGCGCAGGAAGGGAAACACCAGGTCACCGCAATGATTCGCAAACCGGAGCAGGCAGACGCACTGAAGCAGCTCGGGGCCAATGTCGTTATTGGGGATCTGGAAGGCAGCGTGGATGATCTGGCCGAGGTAATGAAGGATCATAATGCCATTGTTTTTACAGCGGGTTCCGGTGGATCTACGGGTGCAGACAAAACATTGCTCATTGATCTGGATGGTGCAGTGAAAACGATGGAGGCAGCGCAGCAGCAGGGGATTACCAGATATATTCTGGTCAGTGCGTTTGGGGCAGATCAGCGGGAGAAATGGTCGGATGCGATTAAGCCATATTACGTGGCGAAGCATTATGCCGATCGGGCATTGTTCGCAAGTGAACTGAATTATACCATTATCCGTCCTGGTGGTTTGAAAAATGAGCCTGGCACAGGCAAAATTTCTGTAGGAACCGATCTGAAACCGGGAAGTATTCCACGTGAAGATGTGGCTCGTGTAATCGCTGCTTCTCTTCAGGAGGAGAGAACGTATCGAATGGCTTTTGATCTGATCGCAGGGGATGACTTGGTAGAGGATGCCTTAGGTAAATTGTAA
- a CDS encoding DUF1641 domain-containing protein: MSQSPTQQEVPVTEGADVSQRQSLDVLDQLMKPEVQESLTVLVENLPKLAEMVTAMTKAYDFAQSVATDKVLISDTMSAMGEFAKPVVDKAKGVASAAIEASDRAQAEQTSVGLFAMLKMLKDPNVQQTLRFAQSFLSILNERQQQQR; encoded by the coding sequence ATGTCACAATCGCCTACTCAACAAGAGGTGCCGGTTACAGAAGGTGCCGACGTTTCCCAACGCCAGTCCTTGGACGTACTGGATCAACTGATGAAGCCTGAGGTACAGGAGTCTCTGACCGTTCTGGTGGAGAACCTGCCTAAACTGGCTGAAATGGTCACTGCAATGACCAAAGCTTATGACTTTGCACAAAGCGTAGCTACAGACAAAGTTCTGATCAGCGACACAATGAGCGCAATGGGCGAGTTTGCTAAGCCTGTTGTAGACAAAGCTAAAGGTGTAGCTTCTGCTGCCATCGAAGCGAGTGATCGTGCGCAAGCCGAGCAAACTTCGGTTGGTTTGTTCGCTATGCTCAAAATGCTTAAAGATCCAAACGTACAACAAACGCTGCGTTTTGCTCAATCATTCCTGAGCATTCTGAACGAGCGTCAACAACAGCAACGTTAA
- a CDS encoding NAD(P)/FAD-dependent oxidoreductase, translating to MSKQILILGGGYGGLLTALTARQYLTPEEATITVVNRYPTHQIITELHRLAAGSIAEKAVALPLEKLLRGKNVNLKIDTVDTIKPDEKKVLMTSGSTYSYDALVVALGSETAFFGIPGLQEYSFTLKSVSDANRIRAHVEARLDAYKQSGNKADATFVIGGGGLTGIELVGEFADLLPAVCQEKGIDFKEVSLYTVEAGPSILAGFPPELVERAKSSLEKRGVNFIVGVAITEMKENEVLLKDGSSIPTNTLVWTGGVQGNAVVANSGIEVDRGRAKVTEVLQSTSHKDVFVAGDSAVVFPSEGARPYPPTAQLAWQMGETIGHNLGVMFKGGAMESFTPVFSGTLGSLGRKDAVGMIGGNQTRLKGLPATMMKEASNIRYLAHIHGLFALAY from the coding sequence ATGTCGAAGCAAATCTTGATCTTGGGCGGAGGTTACGGTGGTCTGTTGACTGCGCTGACTGCGCGTCAATACCTGACACCGGAAGAAGCGACTATTACAGTCGTGAACCGTTACCCTACGCACCAAATTATTACGGAACTGCACCGTCTTGCAGCAGGAAGCATTGCTGAGAAAGCAGTTGCTCTTCCACTCGAAAAATTGCTGCGTGGTAAAAATGTGAACTTGAAAATCGATACGGTGGACACAATCAAGCCGGACGAGAAAAAAGTTCTTATGACCAGCGGTTCTACTTACTCTTACGATGCACTCGTTGTTGCCTTGGGCAGTGAAACGGCATTCTTCGGAATTCCGGGACTGCAGGAGTACAGCTTCACGCTGAAATCCGTTAGCGATGCTAACCGCATTCGTGCACACGTGGAAGCTCGTCTGGATGCTTACAAACAATCCGGCAACAAAGCAGACGCTACGTTTGTTATCGGTGGCGGCGGTTTGACAGGTATCGAGCTTGTGGGTGAATTCGCTGACCTTCTTCCAGCTGTATGCCAGGAAAAAGGGATCGACTTCAAAGAAGTTTCCCTGTACACGGTTGAAGCAGGTCCTTCCATCCTGGCAGGATTCCCGCCAGAATTGGTTGAGCGTGCTAAATCGAGTCTGGAAAAACGTGGCGTTAACTTCATCGTTGGCGTAGCGATTACCGAAATGAAAGAAAATGAAGTTCTGCTGAAAGACGGAAGCTCGATCCCTACGAACACACTCGTATGGACAGGCGGCGTTCAAGGTAATGCAGTTGTTGCCAACAGCGGAATTGAAGTGGATCGTGGCCGTGCGAAAGTTACGGAAGTACTGCAATCCACATCTCATAAAGACGTGTTTGTTGCTGGTGACAGCGCAGTGGTCTTCCCTAGCGAAGGCGCTCGTCCATACCCTCCAACAGCACAATTGGCTTGGCAAATGGGTGAGACTATTGGTCACAACCTGGGCGTAATGTTCAAAGGTGGCGCAATGGAATCCTTCACACCAGTATTCTCCGGTACACTGGGAAGTCTGGGTCGTAAGGATGCTGTCGGCATGATCGGTGGCAACCAGACTCGTCTGAAAGGTCTGCCTGCAACCATGATGAAAGAAGCAAGTAACATCCGTTACCTTGCTCATATTCACGGTTTGTTTGCACTGGCGTACTAA
- a CDS encoding sensor histidine kinase — MSLRSKIYGYSSVLFAVLLIAVNLSVYIVFERMSIDNEIKRVEAEAESIVKGVRQSAGSIPPDDLLRAYAPLDGMLRIVNEDGTSSPPVTTSAEEQLSKLSFKYESEKKSEYTQVGQIGYVWVSVPVIWPDGEVVNVQVTESIEDTENSLSVLRTVLVAVTIIALIPAIISSRILANRMTRPIQQMTRTMSDIQSSGQFKRLPLDERSKDELKTMGQTFNRMMDLLESNFEGQERFVSDASHELKTPLTIIESYASLLQRRGKDRPEVFDEAVEAILSESVRMREMTEQLLLLAKQPEQWNVQLERVDITRLALDSTRTFREAYHREVHCDDPGSIWAISDVSKLKQMLFILLDNARKYSEDAIEVRLEAKGQECWIWIVDTGIGMREEELSKVFDRFYRVDPARTRSGGASGSGLGLSLAKDIAGAVGARIELSSTEGRGTEALIILPTSVQNRPLS, encoded by the coding sequence ATGAGTCTGCGCAGCAAAATTTACGGCTACTCGTCCGTATTGTTCGCCGTGCTGCTGATTGCCGTGAACCTGTCGGTATACATCGTGTTTGAACGAATGTCGATCGATAACGAGATCAAGCGGGTCGAAGCCGAGGCCGAGTCTATTGTAAAAGGAGTGCGGCAGTCTGCCGGCTCCATTCCGCCGGACGACTTGTTACGAGCCTACGCGCCGCTGGACGGCATGCTGCGGATCGTCAATGAAGACGGCACCAGCTCCCCGCCGGTGACGACCTCAGCAGAGGAGCAGCTGAGCAAGCTGTCTTTCAAGTACGAAAGCGAAAAGAAATCCGAATATACCCAGGTTGGACAAATCGGATATGTCTGGGTTTCTGTGCCCGTCATCTGGCCGGACGGTGAAGTGGTGAATGTACAAGTCACCGAGAGCATTGAAGATACCGAGAATAGCCTGTCCGTGCTTCGTACAGTTCTTGTTGCCGTGACTATCATTGCGTTGATTCCGGCCATCATCTCCAGCCGTATTCTGGCGAATCGGATGACACGGCCGATTCAGCAGATGACTCGCACAATGAGCGATATCCAGTCCAGTGGTCAGTTCAAGCGACTTCCGCTGGATGAAAGATCGAAGGATGAGCTGAAAACAATGGGGCAGACGTTCAACCGCATGATGGACCTGCTCGAATCCAACTTCGAGGGGCAGGAGCGCTTTGTTTCTGACGCTTCACATGAACTGAAAACACCACTCACCATTATTGAGAGCTATGCCAGTCTGCTGCAACGACGCGGCAAGGATAGACCCGAGGTATTCGACGAAGCGGTGGAGGCCATTCTGTCCGAATCCGTGCGCATGCGGGAGATGACCGAGCAGCTGTTATTGCTGGCAAAGCAGCCAGAGCAGTGGAATGTGCAGCTGGAGCGGGTGGATATTACCCGGCTTGCGCTGGATTCTACCCGCACGTTTCGCGAAGCCTACCATCGGGAAGTCCACTGCGATGATCCGGGTAGTATATGGGCGATTAGCGATGTGAGCAAGCTGAAGCAGATGCTTTTTATTTTGCTGGACAATGCCCGTAAGTATAGTGAGGATGCCATTGAAGTCCGACTGGAGGCAAAGGGGCAGGAATGTTGGATATGGATTGTGGATACGGGGATCGGTATGCGGGAAGAAGAGTTGTCCAAAGTGTTTGACCGCTTCTATCGTGTTGATCCAGCAAGAACACGCAGCGGGGGAGCAAGTGGTTCGGGCTTGGGGCTTTCCCTTGCTAAAGATATTGCAGGAGCCGTGGGCGCGCGTATTGAACTAAGCAGCACCGAGGGCAGAGGAACCGAGGCTTTGATTATTTTGCCTACTTCCGTACAGAACAGGCCGCTCTCATGA
- a CDS encoding response regulator transcription factor, with protein sequence MNEAVLVIEDEPKIARLLELELQYEGYQVGKAGSGTEGLEMYIDGQWDLILLDIMLPGLSGIEVLRRIRVKDATVPILMLTAKDSVEDKVSGLDLGANDYITKPFRIEELLARVRAALRLSAASAATHSSSSVTPDTAHSPEHTSETEPGWLTAGGLKLNEGTREIFRDGQPIELTPREFDLLVYLLQNQRQVLSREQIVQAVWGYDYYGDTNVVDVYIRYVRKKVDSGFTPPLIHTVRGVGYVLKEQV encoded by the coding sequence ATGAATGAAGCCGTACTGGTGATCGAGGATGAGCCCAAAATTGCGCGCCTGCTTGAACTGGAATTACAGTATGAGGGATATCAGGTAGGCAAGGCAGGCAGCGGAACGGAAGGGCTGGAGATGTATATCGACGGTCAATGGGATCTGATTCTGCTGGATATCATGCTGCCGGGTCTGAGTGGAATTGAGGTATTACGGCGGATTCGAGTCAAAGATGCCACCGTGCCCATTCTGATGCTTACAGCCAAAGACTCTGTGGAAGACAAAGTATCGGGACTTGATCTCGGAGCCAATGACTATATTACCAAACCGTTCCGGATCGAAGAGCTGCTTGCGAGAGTGCGCGCTGCACTGCGCCTGAGTGCTGCATCGGCTGCTACCCATTCTTCCTCTTCGGTCACACCGGATACGGCGCATTCGCCGGAGCATACCTCGGAAACTGAGCCAGGATGGCTCACCGCTGGCGGATTGAAGCTGAATGAAGGGACCCGCGAGATATTCCGGGATGGTCAACCAATTGAGCTTACCCCGCGTGAGTTCGATCTGTTGGTATATCTGCTGCAAAATCAGCGCCAGGTGCTCAGCCGGGAGCAGATTGTTCAGGCTGTCTGGGGATACGATTATTATGGAGATACGAATGTGGTGGATGTGTATATCCGTTATGTGCGCAAAAAAGTGGATAGCGGATTCACACCACCCTTAATACATACTGTTCGGGGCGTTGGTTACGTCCTGAAGGAGCAAGTATGA